A single Ziziphus jujuba cultivar Dongzao chromosome 11, ASM3175591v1 DNA region contains:
- the LOC107432699 gene encoding uncharacterized protein LOC107432699, with translation METEERNQRACKASEPEFFLQWGNKKRLRCVRVKGSDVAERFGGGGIRRKISSSRIDRCLVTASDKEISHHLQPNRLTRNSEGATLRSGSVDNHRKSSSSPEKEDRFYTTRGSVGLEENGNGKVSGDGHNNNREDRGLVWPKLYITLSSKEKEEDFMAMKGCKLPQRPKKRAKTVQRSLLLVSPGAWLTDMCQERYEVREKKSSKKRPRGLKAMGSMESESE, from the exons ATGGAGACGGAGGAGAGGAATCAAAGAGCGTGCAAGGCTTCGGAACCCGAATTTTTCTTACAGTGGGGAAACAAAAAGAGGCTCAGATGCGTAAGAGTTAAAGGCTCAGATGTTGCAGAAAGATTCGGTGGTGGTGGGATTAGGAGGAAAATCTCATCGTCTCGGATTGATCGGTGTTTGGTCACTGCTTCCGACAAGGAAATCTCTCACCATCTTCAACCCAATCGCCTCACCAG GAATTCTGAGGGGGCTACACTCCGGTCTGGTTCAGTCGACAACCACCGGAAATCATCCTCGTCGCCGGAGAAGGAGGACAGGTTCTATACCACCAGAGGCTCAGTGGGTTTGGAAGAGAATGGAAATGGGAAGGTTTCAGGGGATggacataataataatagagaggATAGAGGGCTGGTGTGGCCTAAGCTTTATATCACTTTGTCAagcaaagagaaagaggaagatTTCATGGCCATGAAAGGTTGTAAGCTTCCTCAAAGGCCTAAGAAAAGGGCCAAGACCGTCCAAAGGAGCTTACTT CTGGTGAGTCCAGGCGCGTGGCTGACTGATATGTGTCAAGAAAGATATGAAGtcagagaaaagaaaagttctAAGAAA AGGCCAAGAGGACTGAAGGCTATGGGTAGTATGGAAAGCGAATCAGAATGA